CGTTTGCTTACTGAAGAAGGTGTATGAGAGTGTGATGGTGTCAATGCCCTTCATTTGCGGATCTTTCGTGAAGTCCGGATCAATGTAGAAGAAAACAGGCATGTCGACAGATTCACCAGCATTCAACTTCTGCTCTTCGAAACAGAAACATTGAATCTTACTGAAGTACGGGGCAACTTGGCCCGGCGTGACGCTGTATGTTGCAACACCAATGATATCCGAAGGGCCCTTGTTCGTTGCGGTATAGAAGGCAAGGGCCGTTTCACCAGGCAGTACTCGGACTTCGCGCTGTTGAGGGGTGAACTTCCATGGCAAAACGTCGGAGACTGAACCATTGAACGTAATTCGGAGTCGACGAGCGTCTGTTACAGGCGTCACACGAGATGCGGTATCGGCGTCTCCTCCGCGATGGGTAAGGATGGGCTGGCCACCCCAACCAGTCTGTTGGCAGATCTACATAATCGTAGAGTTCAGCTCCTGCTGCGGATAAATGGGTGCTTGGCGATTGATACCCACCATCTTATATAGAGGGACGGAGCCGTATGCGAGCGCAACTGTTCCGAGAATAAGACTGGCCGTATAGTACCTAGACGCCGTCAGAAATGAATCGCAAGGAGCAAAGTGCGATAATAATACAATGTGGACGCATTTCGCTTCTGTGCCTGAGGAGTATTAAACGGTGCGGAGGCATTTTGTCCTAAAAAAGAATTGCGAGAG
The sequence above is a segment of the Aspergillus oryzae RIB40 DNA, chromosome 3 genome. Coding sequences within it:
- a CDS encoding cytochrome c oxidase assembly protein (cytochrome oxidase assembly factor COX11), coding for MYGRIISPWARYTLPGTGQNASAPFNTPQAQKRNASTLYYTASLILGTVALAYGSVPLYKMICQQTGWGGQPILTHRGGDADTASRVTPVTDARRLRITFNGSVSDVLPWKFTPQQREVRVLPGETALAFYTATNKGPSDIIGVATYSVTPGQVAPYFSKIQCFCFEEQKLNAGESVDMPVFFYIDPDFTKDPQMKGIDTITLSYTFFKARYDDNGVLKPIPTN